One region of Armatimonadota bacterium genomic DNA includes:
- a CDS encoding NUDIX hydrolase produces MNIKEKTIESKRIFEGRIVSLRVDTIELPNGRRTTREVVEHKGAVAVVPMLDHEKVVMVRQFRQPVGSELLEIPAGTLEDGEDPADCARRELVEEIGYYPGKLTEMFHSYLSPGYSTEMLHTFLAEDLQKVSEKRDFDEFLEVVTINLKDAVEMICRGAILDAKSICGLLLASKLKLG; encoded by the coding sequence ATGAATATAAAAGAGAAAACCATAGAGTCTAAGCGGATCTTCGAGGGTCGAATTGTAAGCCTGCGCGTTGATACGATTGAACTGCCGAATGGGCGGCGAACGACGCGAGAGGTAGTAGAACACAAGGGTGCCGTGGCGGTTGTTCCAATGCTCGACCACGAAAAGGTTGTGATGGTCAGGCAGTTTCGGCAGCCTGTCGGGTCGGAGCTACTTGAAATTCCTGCAGGTACGCTTGAGGACGGTGAAGACCCCGCCGATTGCGCCCGCCGAGAATTGGTTGAGGAGATTGGATACTATCCTGGGAAGCTGACAGAGATGTTTCACTCTTACCTGTCGCCTGGCTATTCAACCGAAATGCTTCACACTTTTCTTGCAGAGGATTTGCAGAAAGTTTCGGAGAAAAGGGATTTCGACGAATTTTTAGAAGTTGTTACCATTAATCTCAAAGACGCAGTCGAAATGATTTGCAGAGGTGCTATTTTAGATGCCAAAAGTATCTGTGGGCTTTTGTTGGCGTCTAAATTGAAGTTGGGATAG
- a CDS encoding GNAT family N-acetyltransferase, with product MPEEFRAIRPDEFDECLNLWATVFERVGRNYFLPYFYGDPWFKLEYTRVCVVDGKLVSAVQICERLVSVGVADIVMGGIANVATLPEYRGKGYSSRLLKDSIRVMRRCGFDFSLLFTGIQPFYERLGWKSMPMPYLMGKLKQNIKPLEVRGYVVRQRTDDDFPGIQAVYQAYNNARPLTVRRPTNYWKGYVQPRFGQPDNTIVAERGGTIIGYVFSPSDKDTFRISEIGCLPGQEACFDLLITCAAARARDMGAQGLWCNVPQEPRILKALRRVSDDLQVREYHSGMYRLIDIRSLGARLMHELNLRVRNNMLSSGAISLDTEFGSLELTVSDSQVNLGAYDPMHVQISQEDLFSLIFGFKSVDELQIETTLEAHKIISTLFPKQKPVFWGPDHF from the coding sequence ATGCCTGAGGAGTTCAGAGCAATTCGCCCAGATGAATTTGATGAGTGCTTGAATTTATGGGCAACAGTTTTTGAGCGCGTTGGGCGGAATTATTTCCTTCCCTACTTCTATGGAGACCCCTGGTTCAAGCTAGAATACACAAGGGTGTGCGTCGTCGATGGGAAACTAGTGAGTGCGGTTCAGATATGTGAGCGATTAGTCAGCGTCGGAGTCGCAGATATTGTTATGGGTGGAATTGCTAATGTGGCGACACTGCCTGAATATAGAGGAAAAGGGTATAGCTCGCGACTTCTCAAAGATTCTATACGCGTAATGAGACGCTGTGGCTTTGACTTCTCATTGTTATTTACGGGCATCCAGCCCTTCTATGAGCGACTTGGCTGGAAATCCATGCCGATGCCTTACCTAATGGGCAAGCTAAAGCAGAATATCAAGCCGTTGGAGGTACGTGGCTATGTCGTACGCCAACGTACTGATGATGATTTCCCTGGCATTCAGGCGGTTTACCAAGCTTACAATAACGCTCGACCGCTAACCGTTAGGCGGCCAACAAATTATTGGAAAGGATATGTTCAGCCTAGGTTTGGGCAGCCGGATAATACGATAGTAGCCGAAAGAGGGGGAACAATCATCGGTTATGTGTTTTCTCCATCAGACAAGGATACTTTTAGAATCAGCGAGATAGGCTGCCTTCCAGGACAGGAGGCATGCTTCGACCTTCTAATCACGTGTGCGGCGGCTAGAGCAAGAGACATGGGTGCTCAAGGTTTATGGTGTAATGTTCCACAAGAACCCCGTATTCTAAAGGCTCTTCGGAGAGTTTCAGACGATTTACAGGTGCGAGAATATCACAGTGGAATGTATCGGCTAATTGATATTCGTTCGCTAGGGGCGCGACTAATGCACGAGTTAAATCTGCGTGTTCGAAACAATATGCTTTCTTCGGGGGCTATTAGCTTGGATACTGAATTTGGTAGCCTTGAGCTTACGGTAAGCGACAGTCAAGTAAATCTCGGAGCATATGACCCCATGCATGTGCAAATTTCTCAAGAGGACTTGTTTAGCCTGATTTTTGGATTTAAATCGGTGGATGAATTACAAATTGAAACTACTTTGGAGGCACATAAGATTATTTCAACCCTCTTTCCAAAGCAAAAACCAGTGTTTTGGGGGCCAGATCATTTCTAG
- a CDS encoding SIS domain-containing protein, translating into MSYMLDEIHEQPAIIERVIGSELNNAFGLCRAMKERGINAIGIASRGTSDNAATLAKYVFEIVNGVLVALIAPSVFTLYRSKLDLSRYLILGISQSGESTDVVEVLRQAREMGALTAGITNAEGSSLANVSDYCLLCRAGEEKSIAATKTYTSTLALIYLISSALGEKHEMLDGLRSAAVAMASVFSIEGDIAKCVERYRYMSECMVTARGLNQATCQEAALKLEETCYVVANPLSAAEIMHGPIAVIEEGFPVFLYAPQGRGYDSMFELSEKLVEKKAEMIVVSTEDEILEKAKTPIKLPISVNEVFSPLVYIVAGQLFAQYLSLAKGYNPDNPRGLSKVTRTM; encoded by the coding sequence ATGTCTTATATGCTCGACGAAATCCATGAGCAGCCGGCAATTATCGAAAGGGTTATTGGCTCGGAGCTTAATAACGCCTTTGGCCTTTGCCGCGCAATGAAAGAACGAGGCATCAATGCTATTGGCATCGCTTCACGCGGTACATCGGACAATGCGGCTACCCTTGCAAAATATGTGTTCGAAATAGTTAATGGCGTTTTGGTTGCCTTGATTGCTCCATCAGTTTTTACACTCTATCGCTCAAAGCTCGACCTATCTCGGTATCTTATCCTTGGCATCTCACAGTCTGGTGAGTCAACCGATGTTGTTGAAGTATTGAGGCAGGCGCGAGAAATGGGTGCACTCACCGCTGGTATAACCAACGCCGAGGGGTCGAGTCTTGCTAATGTTTCAGATTATTGCCTCCTATGTCGTGCGGGTGAGGAAAAAAGCATAGCAGCAACTAAGACCTACACGTCAACTCTGGCATTAATCTATTTGATATCGAGTGCTTTAGGTGAAAAACATGAAATGCTCGATGGGCTTCGGTCTGCGGCGGTTGCCATGGCATCTGTATTTTCCATAGAAGGGGACATCGCCAAGTGTGTTGAGCGATATAGGTATATGTCTGAGTGCATGGTAACAGCGCGTGGATTAAACCAAGCAACGTGCCAGGAAGCTGCCTTGAAGCTTGAGGAGACATGCTACGTCGTGGCTAATCCTTTGTCCGCAGCAGAGATTATGCACGGCCCAATTGCTGTTATCGAAGAAGGATTTCCGGTGTTCCTTTATGCGCCGCAAGGCAGGGGCTACGATTCGATGTTTGAGCTATCGGAGAAGCTGGTAGAGAAGAAAGCCGAAATGATTGTTGTTTCCACAGAAGATGAGATTCTCGAAAAGGCAAAAACACCAATCAAGTTGCCAATAAGCGTAAATGAGGTTTTTAGTCCGCTTGTTTATATAGTTGCGGGCCAGCTATTTGCGCAGTATCTTTCATTAGCGAAGGGCTATAACCCCGACAACCCACGTGGCTTAAGCAAAGTAACGCGGACTATGTAA
- a CDS encoding transketolase family protein: MPEKIATRDAYGEALVELGKKNPNVVVLDADLSKSTKTNLFAKAFPNRHFNMGVAEANMISTAAGLATCGKIPFASTFAVFASGRVWDQVRMSVCYPELNVKIVATHGGITVGEDGASHQANEDIAIMRALPNITVIVPADAVETKKAVMAVADFEGPVYMRLGRSAVPVVFDDSYDFQIGESVVVRPGDDVSIFACGIMLAEALEAAESLALEGISAEVVNVSTIKPLDTETILGSVRKTECAVAAEEHSVIGGLGSAIAEVLIDAFPVPLERVGLPDTFGESGKPHELLAKYCMTSSDIASSAKLAIKHKRERR, from the coding sequence ATGCCTGAAAAAATCGCCACAAGAGATGCATATGGAGAGGCGCTCGTAGAATTGGGCAAAAAGAACCCCAATGTTGTTGTTCTTGACGCTGATTTGTCAAAATCTACAAAAACAAATCTTTTTGCCAAGGCTTTTCCCAATCGGCATTTCAATATGGGTGTTGCCGAAGCAAATATGATCTCAACCGCGGCTGGCCTTGCAACGTGTGGAAAGATTCCATTTGCAAGTACGTTTGCTGTTTTTGCAAGTGGGCGTGTTTGGGACCAAGTCAGAATGTCGGTGTGCTACCCCGAACTTAATGTTAAAATCGTCGCCACCCACGGTGGAATCACTGTCGGAGAGGATGGGGCGTCCCACCAAGCTAATGAGGACATTGCCATCATGCGGGCATTACCAAACATTACGGTTATTGTTCCAGCGGACGCTGTTGAGACAAAAAAGGCTGTAATGGCAGTCGCTGATTTTGAAGGGCCAGTATATATGAGACTTGGACGGTCTGCCGTGCCGGTGGTGTTTGACGATAGTTATGACTTTCAAATCGGTGAGTCAGTGGTAGTTCGCCCAGGCGATGATGTTTCAATATTTGCATGTGGTATTATGCTAGCAGAGGCTTTGGAGGCGGCGGAAAGTTTGGCGCTGGAGGGCATCTCTGCCGAAGTTGTGAACGTTAGCACGATAAAACCCCTTGATACCGAGACCATTCTCGGCTCAGTTCGCAAGACCGAATGCGCTGTGGCTGCTGAAGAGCACAGCGTCATTGGGGGACTTGGCAGTGCAATTGCTGAGGTATTGATTGATGCCTTCCCAGTTCCCCTTGAGCGTGTTGGCCTCCCAGACACCTTCGGGGAGTCTGGGAAACCGCATGAACTTTTGGCGAAGTACTGCATGACTTCATCGGACATTGCTTCCTCTGCCAAGCTAGCCATCAAGCACAAGCGGGAGCGTAGGTAG
- a CDS encoding DUF3866 family protein — protein sequence MLNRRKARVLEVISERKGAVELLVEIGGRHEKAICYPDLVGRVLPGDEVLVNTTAVDLNLGTGGFHFIICNLTRPEQEEVISPGRVMKLRYTPHQLSVVAAEEDDPNIRERILAFKTLGRMPVICCELHSQIAPAAAAFKAQTAYNMRLAYVMTDGAAIPIALSRLVAELKDKGLLDVTITCGQAFGGDFEAINIFTALIIAKQVAEADVAIVSQGPGNAGTSSKYGFSGIEQGEAINACNILGGIAIAVPRVSFADTRERHRGLSHHTATVLGEIALTKALVPLPEMSLERLAIVRKAIEPALSKVGHELRIVNAEVGVEELKRLGINVRTMGRSIDEDMEFFLAASAAGVVAAEILGES from the coding sequence ATGCTGAATAGAAGAAAAGCCAGGGTCCTTGAGGTTATTTCTGAGCGCAAGGGAGCAGTTGAGCTTCTCGTCGAAATTGGCGGCAGGCATGAAAAAGCTATATGCTATCCCGACCTAGTTGGCCGTGTCTTACCGGGCGATGAGGTTCTGGTTAATACCACAGCTGTAGATTTAAACCTTGGCACAGGCGGATTTCACTTCATTATTTGCAACTTGACCCGTCCTGAGCAAGAAGAGGTAATCTCGCCTGGCAGGGTCATGAAGCTTCGATATACGCCTCATCAACTTTCTGTAGTCGCTGCCGAGGAGGATGACCCTAATATCCGTGAGCGCATTCTTGCGTTCAAAACTTTGGGAAGAATGCCAGTTATCTGCTGTGAGCTTCACAGTCAAATTGCACCGGCTGCTGCTGCTTTTAAAGCACAGACGGCTTATAATATGCGTCTTGCCTATGTAATGACAGATGGCGCCGCTATACCAATTGCGCTGAGTAGGCTGGTGGCGGAATTGAAGGACAAGGGTCTGCTCGATGTTACAATTACCTGTGGGCAAGCGTTTGGAGGCGACTTCGAGGCAATTAATATCTTCACGGCATTGATAATAGCCAAGCAAGTGGCTGAGGCTGATGTTGCAATCGTCAGCCAGGGCCCTGGCAATGCGGGCACAAGTAGCAAATATGGTTTTTCAGGAATCGAGCAGGGAGAGGCAATCAATGCGTGTAATATACTTGGCGGGATAGCAATCGCTGTGCCTCGGGTTAGTTTTGCCGACACCAGGGAACGCCACCGCGGACTTAGCCACCACACGGCGACCGTTCTCGGTGAAATTGCTCTCACCAAAGCACTTGTGCCACTGCCAGAAATGTCACTTGAACGCCTTGCAATCGTCCGCAAGGCAATTGAACCAGCGCTTTCGAAGGTCGGACACGAGCTTCGCATAGTTAACGCCGAGGTAGGTGTTGAGGAACTTAAGAGGCTGGGAATCAACGTTAGAACGATGGGTCGGTCGATTGATGAAGATATGGAGTTTTTCCTTGCAGCATCAGCCGCGGGCGTTGTGGCGGCTGAAATTCTTGGTGAATCATGA
- a CDS encoding tetratricopeptide repeat protein, whose product MIQFRKVVHCVLLIGSAFAVLAAGPCGAATAEELLAAGHEAVARGDLAAAKNLFGQCISQYPQTLQAAEASWKLGFIAIKEGDLPLAEQRFSWVVDNHPSSPRAPDSLLRLAYLAKKSWAGRRSGLVPPGYVSLPGYTRGGASQVQSSPTSDRHWRTGLGMRELQGCQGES is encoded by the coding sequence ATGATTCAGTTTCGCAAGGTCGTCCACTGCGTGCTCCTAATAGGGAGTGCGTTTGCGGTGCTGGCAGCGGGTCCCTGTGGCGCGGCGACAGCAGAGGAACTTCTTGCTGCAGGGCATGAGGCGGTAGCCCGTGGGGACCTTGCCGCAGCCAAGAATCTCTTTGGTCAGTGTATCTCCCAGTACCCGCAGACCCTACAGGCAGCCGAGGCTAGTTGGAAGCTCGGCTTCATCGCCATCAAAGAGGGTGACCTCCCCCTCGCCGAACAGCGCTTTTCGTGGGTTGTGGACAATCATCCATCTAGCCCGAGAGCGCCCGACTCTTTACTTCGCCTGGCCTACCTGGCAAAAAAAAGCTGGGCGGGCAGACGCTCTGGATTGGTTCCTCCAGGTTACGTTTCGCTACCCGGGTACACCCGAGGCGGAGCTAGCCAGGTTCAGAGTAGCCCGACTTCAGACCGCCACTGGCGAACTGGACTTGGCATGCGAGAACTTCAAGGCTGTCAAGGAGAATCCTAA
- a CDS encoding methyltetrahydrofolate cobalamin methyltransferase, translated as MLIIGERINTSRKIKGEPVIEKAVKERDAEYIIDLARKQKEAGATYIDVNAGTLTEGEPEALEWLVTTIQNALDVPLSIDSPNLEAVQRALKVHKGQAFINSVTAETARLESTIPLIKEFGAKIVALCMDDAGIPHDYEGRIRIASVLIEKLTSAGIKPEDIYIDPLVYPVATGPQYGKAVLDTIRTVKAERPDVQTIAGISNVSHGLPARKFLNQAFTVMCLEAGIDAAIIDPLDRQLMALIYASEAILGKDEFCAGYLSAHREGKLEEAK; from the coding sequence ATGCTTATCATCGGAGAAAGAATTAACACTAGTCGCAAGATTAAAGGAGAGCCAGTTATTGAAAAAGCTGTAAAAGAAAGAGACGCTGAGTATATAATTGACCTTGCACGCAAGCAAAAAGAAGCAGGCGCAACATACATTGATGTAAATGCAGGCACGCTTACCGAAGGTGAACCTGAGGCGCTGGAGTGGCTTGTTACAACAATTCAAAATGCACTCGATGTGCCGCTCTCAATTGACAGCCCTAACCTTGAAGCTGTTCAGCGTGCCCTTAAGGTTCACAAGGGTCAAGCATTCATTAATTCTGTTACTGCGGAGACCGCCCGCCTAGAAAGCACCATACCGCTGATAAAAGAATTCGGCGCAAAAATTGTTGCGCTTTGCATGGATGATGCTGGCATACCTCATGATTATGAGGGCCGCATCCGCATTGCAAGTGTATTGATTGAGAAACTTACGAGCGCTGGGATAAAGCCGGAGGATATCTATATAGACCCACTTGTATACCCAGTAGCTACGGGTCCGCAATATGGGAAAGCGGTTCTCGACACAATACGCACAGTCAAGGCGGAGCGCCCTGATGTTCAGACGATAGCTGGCATCAGCAACGTTTCTCACGGTTTACCTGCGCGAAAATTCCTAAACCAAGCTTTTACGGTGATGTGTCTTGAAGCAGGAATTGACGCTGCGATAATTGACCCGCTCGATCGCCAACTTATGGCATTAATATATGCATCGGAGGCAATTTTGGGGAAGGACGAGTTCTGCGCCGGATACCTTTCAGCGCATCGCGAGGGCAAACTTGAAGAAGCAAAATAA
- a CDS encoding mannitol-1-phosphate 5-dehydrogenase yields MAKKAVQFGAGNIGRGFTGQLFTESGYEVVFVDVVDEIVHLINERGWYPIEIASDHPETVIIRNVRAVHGNNREAVAREIFDASIVCTAVGVNVLRHVAPSIAKGIKLRADAKVNDSLNIIICENLLHASDVLRGYILEELPSAYADYVREHVGFVESVVSRMVPVMTEEQRQRDPLLVVVEEYKKLPVDRKGFVGEIPAIVGLQPYDNFEAYVERKLFTHNLGHAASAYLGYLRGFEYIYQSMNDPIVRKVVEGALAETGEALIKRHGFTPEEHKEHIDDLLRRFSNVTLGDQVARVARDPIRKLGPDDRLIGSAKLCMEYKIKPDNICLATAAALLYDHPDDEAALKLQKMIQEEGLDQVFRSVCAIEPSSELAGMIREWLDIIKSGEWPPKAEVK; encoded by the coding sequence ATGGCAAAGAAGGCTGTCCAGTTTGGCGCAGGGAACATCGGCAGGGGTTTCACAGGCCAATTATTTACCGAGTCAGGCTATGAGGTAGTATTTGTAGACGTCGTAGATGAAATCGTTCATCTTATTAACGAACGCGGCTGGTATCCCATCGAAATAGCTAGCGACCATCCAGAGACTGTAATAATCCGCAATGTTCGCGCAGTTCATGGGAACAATCGAGAGGCTGTTGCTCGTGAAATTTTCGATGCATCAATTGTTTGTACAGCGGTTGGCGTTAATGTCTTGCGCCATGTCGCTCCTTCAATTGCCAAAGGTATCAAGCTTCGAGCCGATGCCAAAGTTAACGATTCGCTGAATATTATTATCTGCGAGAACCTCCTGCATGCCTCCGACGTCCTAAGAGGATATATCCTTGAGGAGCTGCCTTCTGCATATGCCGATTATGTACGAGAACACGTGGGGTTTGTGGAGTCGGTAGTTAGCAGAATGGTTCCGGTAATGACTGAAGAGCAGCGACAGCGCGACCCTTTGCTTGTTGTTGTGGAGGAATATAAAAAGCTGCCCGTTGACCGCAAAGGTTTTGTCGGCGAAATACCAGCAATAGTTGGTTTGCAGCCCTATGACAACTTCGAGGCTTACGTCGAAAGAAAGCTTTTTACCCATAACCTCGGACACGCCGCATCTGCTTACCTGGGCTATTTGAGAGGATTTGAGTATATCTATCAATCTATGAACGACCCTATCGTTCGGAAAGTCGTTGAAGGCGCGCTTGCGGAAACAGGTGAGGCGTTAATCAAGAGACATGGTTTTACGCCTGAGGAGCATAAGGAGCACATTGATGATCTCCTTCGTCGGTTTTCAAATGTCACACTTGGAGACCAGGTGGCACGTGTAGCCCGCGACCCAATTAGAAAGCTTGGCCCCGACGACCGATTGATTGGCAGTGCCAAGCTCTGCATGGAGTATAAGATTAAACCCGATAATATTTGTCTAGCCACAGCGGCAGCATTGTTATATGACCATCCTGATGACGAAGCGGCACTAAAGCTCCAGAAAATGATTCAGGAAGAAGGCTTGGATCAAGTCTTTCGTTCTGTTTGCGCCATTGAACCAAGTTCTGAACTTGCTGGAATGATTCGCGAGTGGCTGGACATCATCAAATCAGGAGAATGGCCGCCCAAAGCAGAGGTTAAATAA
- the cdd gene encoding cytidine deaminase yields MLREKLIEAARAAINTAYAPYSKFQVGAAVLGESGRVYAGSNVENASFGLTICAERVAVLKAISEGEKTIKAIAVANSAGRRAFPCGACRQVIAEFVPAEGDVDVYLVSDEGVEAYTLANLLPHAFKL; encoded by the coding sequence ATGCTTCGTGAAAAGTTGATAGAGGCAGCCAGAGCTGCCATAAACACGGCATATGCACCCTATAGCAAATTTCAAGTCGGAGCCGCAGTCCTAGGTGAAAGCGGCAGGGTTTATGCCGGTTCTAACGTGGAGAACGCATCGTTTGGGCTCACTATTTGCGCGGAAAGAGTTGCCGTCCTGAAGGCAATTTCCGAAGGCGAAAAGACAATTAAAGCAATTGCGGTTGCAAATTCAGCTGGCAGACGGGCTTTCCCATGCGGGGCATGCCGCCAGGTAATCGCCGAATTTGTGCCTGCTGAAGGGGATGTGGACGTTTACCTAGTGTCAGATGAAGGAGTTGAGGCTTATACTCTTGCGAATCTCTTGCCACATGCTTTCAAACTATAG
- a CDS encoding glycerate kinase produces MPSPSAVFGAKIRAGIDIVLEATQFAERIVGTALVITGEGRVDAQALRRKTIGGVLEIARLRGMAVIVLASGIEIEGYERLNRGAVALLSIVNESMNLLEAQSQGVSFLPWILSRQWSCF; encoded by the coding sequence CTGCCGAGCCCATCGGCGGTTTTTGGCGCCAAGATTCGTGCTGGGATTGATATTGTCCTTGAGGCAACTCAATTTGCGGAGCGCATAGTAGGAACAGCACTTGTAATAACGGGCGAGGGTAGAGTTGATGCTCAGGCGCTCCGACGCAAAACAATTGGCGGCGTCTTGGAAATTGCGCGATTAAGAGGTATGGCAGTGATTGTACTGGCTAGCGGAATCGAGATCGAGGGATATGAACGTCTAAACCGAGGTGCTGTTGCCCTACTTTCCATTGTCAACGAGTCGATGAATTTGCTTGAAGCACAATCACAAGGGGTGAGCTTCTTGCCATGGATACTGAGCAGGCAATGGAGTTGTTTTTAG
- a CDS encoding tetratricopeptide repeat protein: MACENFKAVKENPKAAIEVRAEAAALEGMAHLQKWYKTRDEAELEAAITTLESVQQQFPKETKGVAWSRFRLGLFYIHEGRNVQNERLRNNPARGREILEDAIRNLPHNYFTWWMKAELATGYLPEKRYADVVAQCKSLLSEQPPASWKAYIMYILGDCQIRLGSKDEGMATLRQLVKELPKSQWADVARGRLRSLAE; encoded by the coding sequence TTGGCATGCGAGAACTTCAAGGCTGTCAAGGAGAATCCTAAGGCTGCTATCGAGGTTAGGGCCGAGGCCGCCGCTTTGGAGGGCATGGCGCACCTGCAGAAGTGGTACAAAACCAGGGACGAGGCCGAACTGGAGGCGGCAATAACCACTCTGGAAAGTGTGCAGCAGCAGTTTCCGAAGGAGACGAAGGGCGTCGCCTGGTCGCGATTTAGGCTAGGCCTCTTCTACATCCATGAGGGTCGCAACGTTCAGAACGAACGTTTGCGCAACAACCCGGCCCGAGGTCGGGAGATCCTGGAAGACGCTATCCGCAACCTGCCCCATAACTACTTCACATGGTGGATGAAGGCAGAGCTGGCTACCGGATACCTACCGGAGAAGCGCTATGCGGACGTTGTCGCGCAGTGCAAGTCGCTTCTCTCCGAGCAGCCGCCGGCCTCCTGGAAGGCGTACATCATGTACATTCTAGGTGATTGTCAAATCCGGTTGGGCAGTAAGGACGAAGGAATGGCGACGTTGCGGCAACTCGTCAAAGAGCTTCCCAAGAGTCAATGGGCGGATGTGGCACGTGGAAGACTCAGATCTCTTGCTGAGTAG
- a CDS encoding M20/M25/M40 family metallo-hydrolase, translating into MVNRERLVNKFLSLAAISSPAKHEKALADVLTEELKSLGFEVMLDKAGEKVGGNTGNVIATKKGSVEGAVPIMFSAHMDTVSPTENWGYIMDGDTIRSNGKTILGADDKAGIAAILEGLHVVNERKIPHGDLQIAFTIGEEIGLLGAKYLDYSAISSRCVFVYDMGKPVGCVTIAAPSHDNILAKVYGRASHAGARPEDGINAIVAASKAIANMRIGRIDFETTANVGVISGGTARNIVPEYCEVKAEARSRNEKKLDAQVQHMVEAFHEAAAEMGAGIEIEIDRSYHSYRLSHDDEVVRLAVTAARRVGIEPEMHETGGGSDANIFNAHGLPATVIGIGYDKAHSVEEYIDISDFVKSAEMTVALIEVAAGA; encoded by the coding sequence ATGGTAAACAGAGAGCGGCTGGTGAACAAATTTCTGAGCCTTGCAGCAATCAGTAGCCCAGCAAAGCATGAAAAAGCTCTGGCGGATGTGTTAACCGAAGAGCTGAAGAGTCTCGGCTTTGAGGTTATGCTTGATAAAGCAGGTGAGAAAGTAGGAGGCAATACCGGCAACGTAATTGCAACAAAGAAAGGTTCGGTTGAAGGCGCTGTGCCAATTATGTTCAGCGCGCACATGGATACCGTTTCCCCAACTGAAAACTGGGGATATATTATGGATGGTGATACCATCCGCTCGAATGGCAAAACCATTCTTGGAGCTGACGATAAAGCTGGAATTGCCGCAATTCTTGAGGGCTTGCATGTTGTAAATGAGAGAAAAATCCCTCATGGAGACCTCCAAATAGCGTTCACTATCGGCGAGGAGATTGGCCTTTTGGGCGCGAAGTACTTAGACTATAGTGCCATATCCTCAAGATGTGTTTTCGTCTATGACATGGGGAAGCCTGTCGGATGCGTAACGATAGCTGCACCTTCGCACGATAATATTCTTGCTAAGGTTTACGGTCGTGCTTCGCATGCCGGGGCTCGGCCTGAAGATGGAATCAACGCTATAGTAGCGGCAAGCAAGGCTATTGCCAATATGCGGATAGGGCGCATCGACTTCGAGACTACAGCTAACGTTGGTGTTATTAGCGGTGGAACCGCTCGAAATATCGTGCCAGAATATTGCGAGGTTAAAGCCGAGGCTCGCAGTCGAAACGAGAAGAAGTTGGATGCACAAGTTCAGCATATGGTTGAGGCATTTCACGAAGCAGCGGCGGAAATGGGTGCAGGAATTGAAATTGAAATAGACCGCTCTTATCATTCTTACAGGCTTTCGCACGATGACGAAGTGGTAAGGCTCGCGGTTACAGCAGCGCGTAGGGTCGGAATTGAGCCTGAGATGCATGAAACCGGTGGCGGAAGCGATGCGAATATATTTAACGCTCACGGGTTGCCAGCAACTGTCATAGGGATCGGCTATGACAAAGCCCATAGCGTTGAAGAATACATCGATATTTCAGATTTTGTAAAGTCCGCTGAGATGACGGTTGCACTTATTGAGGTAGCGGCTGGTGCTTGA
- a CDS encoding transketolase codes for MGNYPEDLIRKLKNQAREIRKDIIVMIGAAQSGHPGGSLSAADIVTALYFHVMRHDPKNPHWPDRDRFVLSKGHACPVLYAALAESGYFPKEEIITFRNINSRLQGHPALGKLPGVEFTSGSLGQGLSGANGMALAGKLDGKDYRVFCMIGDGESQEGQIWEAAMAAAHYKLDNLTAITDFNGLQIDGFNCEVMDVNPLPDKWRAFGWNVVEIDGHDFTQILDALSPDTRVDGKPTMIIARTIKGKGVSFMENVCDWHGKAPNEEQVRQALAELEAGDAE; via the coding sequence ATGGGAAATTATCCTGAAGATTTAATTCGTAAGTTAAAAAATCAGGCTCGAGAGATTCGCAAAGATATCATAGTAATGATAGGCGCAGCACAGTCAGGACACCCGGGTGGCTCACTTTCAGCTGCTGACATAGTAACGGCGCTTTATTTCCATGTCATGCGCCATGATCCGAAGAATCCACATTGGCCGGACCGCGACCGCTTTGTGCTCAGTAAGGGCCATGCATGCCCAGTGCTCTATGCCGCGCTCGCCGAAAGCGGCTACTTTCCAAAAGAAGAAATTATCACTTTTCGCAATATCAACAGCCGACTCCAAGGGCATCCCGCTTTGGGTAAGCTGCCGGGAGTAGAATTTACCTCTGGTTCGCTTGGCCAGGGACTCTCAGGAGCAAACGGCATGGCGCTAGCTGGAAAACTTGACGGGAAAGACTATCGCGTTTTCTGTATGATTGGCGATGGTGAGTCCCAGGAGGGCCAAATATGGGAGGCAGCAATGGCAGCCGCCCATTACAAACTGGACAACCTCACTGCCATTACGGATTTTAATGGCTTGCAGATAGACGGCTTTAATTGCGAGGTAATGGACGTTAATCCGCTACCTGATAAATGGCGAGCGTTCGGTTGGAATGTAGTTGAGATAGATGGCCACGACTTCACGCAGATTTTGGATGCACTCTCCCCTGATACTCGAGTAGATGGCAAGCCTACAATGATTATTGCGCGCACAATCAAAGGCAAAGGCGTAAGCTTTATGGAGAACGTGTGTGATTGGCATGGCAAAGCCCCAAACGAAGAACAAGTTCGCCAAGCCCTCGCCGAATTGGAGGCTGGAGACGCTGAATAA